A single region of the Phycisphaerae bacterium RAS1 genome encodes:
- the rfaP_1 gene encoding Lipopolysaccharide core heptose(I) kinase RfaP → MAFRDHLRIDPAYRELLRAARLDSVQAVLERVDGRVAAWSRTTDTLYVPGPTAGQGYYVKRYFYPRWRNRIRGMLRGTFFGMHRGQAEYTSLLAMQALGVTSARPVAHGSRRIGHFLSACFLITEEVPEACNLTTFAQRVAAGAETLTPPQRQGMTRRLAELVATMHEGGFSHGQLFWRNVLVRRGLDGMCEYFFLDAEPMRRWERWGRGRDWWIEEIAHLTASATSFTTRSERLRFMMAYLSARRLTPQEKRYIQAVERLSPPLQRHEQQRIKMNRLFDEWNRQLEREQRAAAAGGPA, encoded by the coding sequence ATGGCGTTTCGGGACCATCTGCGGATCGATCCGGCTTATCGGGAGTTGCTGCGGGCGGCGCGCTTGGACAGCGTGCAGGCCGTGCTGGAGCGCGTCGATGGGCGCGTTGCGGCCTGGAGCCGAACCACCGATACGCTCTACGTCCCCGGGCCGACGGCCGGCCAGGGCTACTATGTCAAGCGTTACTTCTATCCCCGCTGGCGCAACCGAATCCGCGGAATGCTCCGCGGGACGTTTTTCGGCATGCACCGCGGGCAGGCCGAGTACACGTCCCTGCTGGCCATGCAGGCCCTGGGCGTTACGTCGGCTCGCCCGGTGGCCCACGGCTCGCGACGAATCGGCCACTTCCTGAGCGCATGCTTCCTGATCACCGAGGAGGTTCCCGAAGCGTGCAATCTCACGACATTCGCGCAGCGCGTCGCCGCAGGCGCTGAGACCCTCACGCCGCCACAGCGGCAGGGCATGACCCGCCGCCTGGCGGAGCTGGTGGCGACCATGCACGAGGGCGGCTTCTCGCACGGACAGCTATTCTGGCGAAACGTGCTGGTCCGCCGTGGGCTGGACGGCATGTGCGAGTACTTCTTCCTCGACGCCGAGCCCATGCGCCGCTGGGAGCGCTGGGGCCGCGGACGCGACTGGTGGATCGAGGAGATCGCCCATCTGACGGCGTCGGCGACGTCCTTCACCACGCGAAGCGAGCGGCTGCGGTTCATGATGGCCTACCTGAGCGCCCGTCGCCTGACGCCGCAGGAGAAGCGCTACATCCAGGCGGTCGAGCGCCTGTCGCCGCCGCTGCAGCGCCACGAACAGCAGCGAATCAAGATGAACCGCCTGTTTGATGAGTGGAATCGCCAACTCGAGCGCGAGCAGCGCGCCGCCGCGGCGGGAGGGCCGGCGTGA
- a CDS encoding FG-GAP repeat protein, whose protein sequence is MIRFATIPLVLICVAPAALSDAVRIETSKDGRETVLLRPSATDGQVITRGAGVPFGTTPDWQNSIRRQVGSVRVADMNNDQAGDVLVGCYISQSFPPYTDWENYIYYNVGGTPEANPSWTSSVERHTGDLQVGDVNLDTYPDIVSVDGGSSFSPVIMFYGAAAGPDTVPDWQSTPPIAGWATSGLLFDIDHDNDLDLLTTNQGLDPNPYRPIYFFRNNAGALETTPSWQSAESSIQNTAAAADYDGDGWLDVAVAKWVNFQSAIYRNVNGTLQTTPIWTDGSTASKRGVAWADVDDNGSPDLMIGSSPTALWSNDDGALSVTWTSGATFFGQQEIAFCDVDRDGDQDYAEVNFSNGQTHIYLNNGGVLSSTPSWTYDSPNVGNAIAFGDVNGDQWPDLVIGTSGQPCVVIFYNLAPPLPGDMNCDGQVNILDINAFTLAVSDPLAYAAAYPECDITAGDLNGDGNVDILDINPFVALLSGG, encoded by the coding sequence ATGATTCGCTTTGCCACGATTCCGCTGGTGCTCATCTGTGTTGCACCCGCCGCACTTTCTGATGCTGTACGAATCGAAACGTCCAAGGACGGCCGCGAGACGGTGCTGCTGCGGCCGTCCGCGACGGACGGCCAGGTTATCACGCGCGGCGCCGGCGTACCGTTCGGTACGACGCCGGACTGGCAGAACTCGATCCGTCGCCAGGTGGGTTCGGTCCGCGTGGCGGACATGAACAACGACCAGGCAGGGGACGTGCTGGTGGGCTGTTATATCAGCCAGAGTTTTCCGCCTTATACCGACTGGGAGAATTACATCTACTACAACGTCGGCGGAACTCCCGAGGCGAATCCAAGCTGGACGTCGTCGGTCGAACGGCACACCGGCGATCTCCAGGTAGGCGACGTGAATCTGGACACCTATCCGGACATCGTCTCAGTGGACGGCGGGTCGTCGTTTTCGCCCGTCATCATGTTTTACGGCGCGGCGGCGGGACCCGACACGGTTCCCGATTGGCAGTCGACGCCGCCGATCGCCGGCTGGGCGACGTCCGGCCTGCTCTTCGACATCGATCACGACAATGACTTGGATCTGCTGACGACCAACCAGGGGCTGGACCCCAATCCCTACCGCCCGATCTACTTCTTTCGAAACAACGCCGGCGCGCTGGAGACCACGCCAAGCTGGCAATCGGCCGAGTCGTCGATTCAGAATACCGCCGCGGCGGCGGATTACGATGGCGACGGATGGCTGGACGTGGCCGTCGCCAAGTGGGTGAATTTCCAGAGCGCGATCTACCGCAACGTCAACGGAACGCTGCAGACGACGCCGATCTGGACCGACGGCAGCACCGCCTCGAAGCGCGGCGTCGCCTGGGCGGACGTGGATGACAACGGCTCGCCCGATCTCATGATCGGGTCCAGTCCGACGGCGCTCTGGAGCAACGACGACGGCGCCCTGAGCGTGACGTGGACGTCGGGCGCGACTTTCTTCGGTCAGCAGGAGATCGCCTTCTGCGACGTCGATCGCGACGGCGATCAGGACTACGCCGAGGTCAACTTCAGCAACGGCCAGACGCACATCTACCTGAATAACGGCGGCGTGCTCAGCTCGACGCCCTCCTGGACGTACGACTCACCCAATGTCGGCAACGCCATCGCGTTCGGCGACGTGAATGGCGATCAGTGGCCCGACCTGGTCATCGGCACCAGCGGGCAGCCGTGCGTGGTGATCTTCTACAACCTGGCGCCGCCGTTGCCGGGCGACATGAATTGCGACGGCCAGGTGAACATTCTGGATATCAATGCCTTCACGCTGGCGGTCAGCGATCCGCTCGCGTATGCCGCCGCCTATCCAGAGTGTGACATCACTGCCGGCGACCTGAACGGCGACGGAAACGTCGATATCCTCGACATCAACCCGTTTGTGGCGTTGCTGTCCGGCGGTTGA
- the rfaG gene encoding Lipopolysaccharide core biosynthesis protein RfaG, with amino-acid sequence MNVAIASETVDVRRGGAETSVAEMARLLAQRGLRVVVLHRGESRLSADDPAAAAGQPEFVPIHVAAGSKTARTLGYLQRVEQWRREHPEFLLHAVTPCLSADVYQPRGGTYAETILRSHAMVRSSLSRWMKSLGRRLNRRQQLLLRVEEALLRGPRPPLVACVSDYVRRQVLGGFPGFPPERARVVFNGVDVVPLDGAAAARKRVELRQAWRLGEGPVLLFVAHNFKLKGLAELLEALRRRPPRDAAWRLVIAGRDNSRPYQRRAASAGIAEHLRFVETHVPVVEWYAAADVLVHPTWYDPCSRVVLEALCCGLPVVTTELNGAAEMIAAGVHGQVVSRPADFAALAQAIEACLTPAVRASCQAAAAAARERLAMARHVGELVDLYDQTSL; translated from the coding sequence ATGAACGTCGCCATCGCCAGCGAGACGGTCGATGTCCGCCGCGGCGGGGCGGAGACGTCGGTGGCTGAGATGGCGCGACTGCTGGCACAGCGCGGCCTTCGGGTGGTGGTGCTGCACCGGGGCGAGTCGCGGCTGTCCGCGGACGATCCGGCCGCCGCCGCCGGTCAGCCGGAATTCGTGCCGATTCACGTCGCCGCGGGCTCGAAGACGGCCCGCACGCTGGGCTATCTGCAGCGCGTCGAGCAGTGGCGCCGCGAGCACCCGGAATTTCTCCTGCACGCCGTCACGCCGTGCCTGTCGGCGGATGTCTATCAGCCGCGCGGTGGAACGTACGCCGAGACGATTCTCCGCAGTCACGCGATGGTGCGCTCTTCCCTGTCGCGCTGGATGAAGTCGCTTGGCCGGCGGCTGAATCGGCGCCAGCAACTGCTGTTGCGGGTGGAGGAGGCGCTTTTGCGCGGGCCGCGCCCGCCGCTCGTGGCGTGCGTCTCGGATTACGTGCGGCGGCAGGTGCTGGGCGGGTTTCCGGGCTTTCCGCCGGAGCGGGCGCGAGTCGTGTTCAACGGCGTCGATGTCGTTCCGCTCGACGGCGCGGCGGCGGCGCGGAAGCGCGTGGAGCTGCGGCAGGCATGGCGGCTGGGCGAGGGGCCGGTGCTGCTGTTCGTAGCTCACAATTTCAAGCTGAAGGGTCTGGCGGAGTTGCTGGAAGCGCTGCGGCGCCGTCCGCCGCGCGACGCGGCGTGGCGTCTGGTGATCGCGGGGCGTGACAACTCCCGGCCGTATCAGCGCCGGGCGGCCTCGGCGGGAATCGCCGAGCATTTGCGCTTCGTCGAGACGCACGTGCCGGTGGTCGAGTGGTACGCGGCGGCGGATGTTCTGGTGCATCCGACGTGGTACGACCCGTGCAGCCGCGTGGTGCTGGAGGCGCTTTGCTGCGGCTTGCCGGTGGTGACGACGGAATTGAACGGGGCGGCGGAGATGATCGCGGCGGGGGTGCATGGGCAGGTCGTTTCGCGGCCGGCGGATTTCGCGGCGCTCGCGCAGGCGATCGAGGCGTGTCTCACGCCGGCGGTTCGCGCCTCGTGCCAGGCGGCGGCAGCGGCAGCGCGCGAGCGGCTGGCGATGGCGCGGCACGTGGGGGAACTGGTGGATTTGTACGACCAGACGAGCTTGTGA
- the rfaP_2 gene encoding Lipopolysaccharide core heptose(I) kinase RfaP has product MTRRSEVSSAGRERLDEAGLAGGRELIDAALSDARTAGEWECLSKPGLGSRQRWRWRAAQATARPGLYLKRYLGAPLAAQWDRLVRQSPLRSRAWWEYAQCSGLLEAHIAAPRPLAVSEEMVGPFERRSAVALEQVAGEAFDRRWSEACRLAAPVTQPTPRQDLARRLGRFISAFHQTGRCHRDLYLCHVFVELDLEAQRPPNFALIDLARVHHPRWRRMRWLIKDLAQLDASARQIGATRTDRLRFLLAYLGLQPGAARLRFYAARIACKSGAILRRVSRKNAVRAAET; this is encoded by the coding sequence GTGACGCGCCGCAGCGAGGTGTCTTCGGCCGGTCGGGAACGGTTGGACGAAGCCGGGCTGGCCGGCGGCCGCGAGTTGATCGACGCCGCCCTGAGCGATGCGCGCACGGCGGGCGAGTGGGAATGCCTGTCGAAACCGGGACTCGGCAGTCGGCAGCGCTGGCGCTGGCGCGCCGCACAGGCGACGGCTAGGCCGGGGCTGTATCTCAAGCGCTATCTGGGCGCACCGCTGGCGGCGCAATGGGACCGGCTGGTCCGGCAGAGCCCGCTTCGCAGCCGGGCATGGTGGGAATACGCGCAGTGCAGCGGTCTGCTCGAGGCGCACATCGCCGCCCCGAGGCCTCTGGCCGTGTCAGAGGAGATGGTCGGCCCGTTCGAGCGGCGCAGTGCGGTGGCTCTGGAGCAGGTGGCGGGCGAGGCGTTCGATCGGCGTTGGAGCGAGGCCTGCCGCCTGGCAGCGCCGGTCACGCAGCCGACGCCGCGGCAGGATCTGGCCCGGCGGCTGGGGCGGTTTATTTCTGCGTTTCATCAAACCGGCCGCTGTCATCGTGATTTGTACCTGTGCCATGTGTTCGTTGAGCTGGATCTGGAGGCGCAACGGCCGCCGAACTTCGCCCTGATCGACCTGGCCCGCGTACACCATCCGCGCTGGCGGCGAATGCGCTGGTTGATCAAGGACCTCGCGCAGCTCGACGCCTCGGCGCGGCAGATCGGCGCGACGCGAACGGACCGGCTTCGGTTCCTGCTGGCGTACCTGGGCCTGCAGCCGGGGGCGGCGCGGCTGCGCTTTTATGCAGCCCGCATTGCCTGCAAGAGCGGTGCCATTCTGCGCCGCGTTTCCCGCAAGAACGCCGTCCGGGCTGCGGAGACATGA